The genomic window CCTGAGGCGATCGAGCGCCTCCACATAGGCGTCCACCGCGGCCTCGTCGAGGTGGATCTCCACTTGTTCCCGGTACTCGCGCATCCTCAGGTAGCACTCCACTTTGCCCCGGGAGATGGCGCCGGTGAGTCGCTCCCGGATCCGAGGTTCGAGGGGGCTGAGGTAGGGAGGGAGGTTCACGTAGAGTTCGAGGAATCGGTTGTTGTAGCCTTTGAGTTCGATGGAGATGTTCCAGTCGTCGGTGACGAGTTCTCGGTAGGCATAACCGGTCATGCTTCGCATGGTGTTGCTCCTTCCTGTGCTGCATAGTGCCGGTAGAGGGCGCGGCCGAGTTTCCAGTTGTCGCCTGCGCCCATGGTGATGAAGAGGTCTCCCGGTCCGAGAAGACGGGTGCAGTACTCGAAGGCGTCCATGATCTCATGGAAGTAGTGGACGCGGGGATGGACGGCTTTGGCGGCGCGGTAGAGGTCTTCGCCGGTGACGGCGCCGGCCTTCTCCCTGGCCGAGGCGTAGATCTTGTGGAGTATGACGATATCGGCGGGCTCGAAGGACCTGGCGAACTCGTGGAGGAGGGCGGCGGTGCGCGAGTAGGTGTGGGACATGAAGTCGAGGATGATGCGCCTGCCGGGGTAGAAACTCCGGTACCCTTCGAGGGTGGCGCGGATGGCGGTGGGGTGGTGGCCGTAGTCGTCAAGGAAGAGGATGCCGCAGGCCTCGCCCACCACCTCGCTGCGCCGGCGGGTGCCGGTGTAGGAGGCGAGGGCGTCCTGAAGGGTGGGGCCGTACTCGGTGAGGAGGGCCTCGGGCGAGGGGGCACGGCCTGCGTCCTGGGCGATGAGGGAGATGAGGGCGAGGGCGGCGGCGGCGTTGAGGAGCATGTGGGTGCCGGGTACGTGGAGCGTGAAGGAGAGGCCGGCTGCGAGTCGGGCGGTCTGGCCGCCGGGGTGCTGGTGCACGGCGGTGATGCGGAAGGGGCCGGGTGCGGTGCGGCCGTAGGGGATGAGGGTGAGTTCGGGGCGCTCGGCGGCGAGGGTGTGTGCGAGCCGGGCGGCGCCGGGCTGGTCGGCGCAGTAGACGAGGGCGCCGTGGGGGGGGAGGAGGCGGGCGTACTCGAGAAAGGCGGCGAAGATGTCCTCATAGGTGGGATAGTAGTCCAGGTGGTCTTCCTCCACGCTGGTGAGGACGATCCAGGTGGGGGAGAAGTGCAAAAAGTGGCGGCGGTACTCGCAGGTTTCGGCCACGAAGTAGCGGGGGGCGGGGTGCGTGAGGGTGGCGCGGCCTCCCCAGAGGGGGACGGCGCTGCCGGTGAGGGTGGCGGCGGGGAGGGAGAGGGCGCGCAGGAGGGTGCCGGCGAGAGCGGTGGTGCTGGTCTTGCCGTGCACGCCTGCGATGCCTGCGGAGCGGAAGTGGGTGGAGTAGGCGCCGAGGGCCCGGGGGTAGGAGTAGCAGGGGATGCCGAGGCGGGCGGCTTCGGCGAGCTGGGGGTGGGTGGGGGGATAGGCGGCGGAGTGGATGAGGGCGTGCCAGGGGGCGTGGAGGTGGTGGGGGGAAAAGTCGTGGACCGGGATGCCGAGGGAGGAGAGGATCTCGTCGGTGTAGAAGATGTCGTCGACGTCGGAACCTTCTATCACGGCGCCCGCGGCCGAGAAGAGCTCGGCGAGGGCGGTCATGCCCGT from Spirochaeta thermophila DSM 6192 includes these protein-coding regions:
- the murC gene encoding UDP-N-acetylmuramate--L-alanine ligase; translated protein: MELFSPEGLASARLFFVGIKGTGMTALAELFSAAGAVIEGSDVDDIFYTDEILSSLGIPVHDFSPHHLHAPWHALIHSAAYPPTHPQLAEAARLGIPCYSYPRALGAYSTHFRSAGIAGVHGKTSTTALAGTLLRALSLPAATLTGSAVPLWGGRATLTHPAPRYFVAETCEYRRHFLHFSPTWIVLTSVEEDHLDYYPTYEDIFAAFLEYARLLPPHGALVYCADQPGAARLAHTLAAERPELTLIPYGRTAPGPFRITAVHQHPGGQTARLAAGLSFTLHVPGTHMLLNAAAALALISLIAQDAGRAPSPEALLTEYGPTLQDALASYTGTRRRSEVVGEACGILFLDDYGHHPTAIRATLEGYRSFYPGRRIILDFMSHTYSRTAALLHEFARSFEPADIVILHKIYASAREKAGAVTGEDLYRAAKAVHPRVHYFHEIMDAFEYCTRLLGPGDLFITMGAGDNWKLGRALYRHYAAQEGATPCEA